Part of the Acropora palmata chromosome 10, jaAcrPala1.3, whole genome shotgun sequence genome, CAATAGGAAAAACTCAACAAGAGTCCTTCATGAGAAAAGGAAGTCATAAAAATTTGACGGTGTTTGTTGATTCCTTCTTAAAGATATTTGAAAGTATTTGAAAGCCGCGCACGAAAATCCATTGGCAACATCACGATTGCATCCATCTTGCACCTGACACGCAAGATCATCCTTTCAAAATTTAAGCTTATTTCCTTAAGTTCTGAGGCGTCATGATTGCTGTGCTTTGatagaattttcattttaaccaCTCATATTCAGCTTTTTTGTCTTAATATCTTGAAAtggttcttgtttttttttttttgcataaactaaAAAAACTGTTTCACCTAGGCAACGTATTCTATAGcagattcttttttttcgtcgTGGCGTACAATTTCGAAGCTGCCTTGCATGCATTCAAATAAGCGAAATCTGTGCCTTCACTCTCGTTTGTTTAGAATCATTGGAAAATTTGCTCTGTTCATGTAGAGAATAAGTTCATAAAAAATTCAGATATTCATCCAAACCCCGTTGGTTTGCGAAGCAAACTTTAACTTAGTCCTcgcaattcttttttttttttaactggcTATTCTAGTCTACGTGGTCTCGAATCGTTTGAAGATTGAACAGGCGGAGTGTGCAAAACATAAGCGGAAAACGAAGGCcattacataattatttcaatcaaAGAGCCTCCTGGTTTTGGATTTAGTGTTTTCTTAAAATAGACATTAATTGCACGATAATGATTATGGTCCGTTTGGTTTGGGAGTAAAGGTGCGTTTCTGGGAAATTGCCGTCGGAAAATGTGATACAGTTTTCGACTCTCATCGATTAAAGAGTGGCCTTCTCCATCTTTTGAGTCCAGGCAAGTGCAAATGAATTAATGACGAATTAAAACGAGACATGACTTTATTTCTTATTAAACCGGAGAGATGAGTTGTCGAAGCTAAAGGGATCAAACTGAAAACGATAATTAAAGCTGCTTGTTAGTTTAGTTCCATGAACCTCTCAtatcttttgttattttctatCATTTTTTAGACAGCTCCATTATTTCTTACATCATATGCTACATTCCATACGTTAAGTTGTCTTCgcgaaaagaaacaaaaaaatgactgatACAATTTTCGTCACATACACGGGTGGACAAACCAGGAATATAATGAATATTTCGAaatggcaaaaacaacttaacTGCCATTTTCTTGTAGATGCTTGTGTTTTCAAGTCACGGCAATTTAAATTGAGACAAAATGAGACATGTTTCACACTTGGTTTCGCGGGGACATTAGTCAACAATTAACTCAAGCTTCTCTTGCGACTGCTTCGGCGGAAAATAGTTTTACCCTTGCAAAAGTTTTCTCACTTTTCCTCCTTTTAGCAAAAGGCGAGATAGGCTATGATTTCAAAAGAAGCGAAGTTCGTTTCTGACAATATAAAACCCACGAATCCCCGAGGCGGAACTCCTGCCAACCGTAATGTAAAACGGATGAAATACATCATACTTGAATATAGAAAAACATGTGCGTCTTGCCcgttattttaatgtttgtgttgttgtttgtttgctgtATTTGGACCTACAATTTCGTTTCTGAAAAATATACATTtatattctttttaattttaagaggGACGGGATGTTGAAATCAAAGTACCAGGAATTCCTATAAAATGCTTTTTAAGATGTTATAGAGTTAATTTTGCAATGGTTGCTGATTAGGGTTCGTGCAAACAATTATTTCGTCTTTTTGTCAGTTCATCGTAGCCCaatacaacaaaatttatttacgATGGCAAAGTTCACAATTTTGGTAAAAATTGTGGTTTCTTCTCCAAGAGATCAAGTTTTAGTCATATCACCTGTCTTAACAGCTTTGATGATCATAAAACTCAAGAATCTGTGGTTACACTCTTACAATTAAGTTTTAATCTGAAGCGATTGGTCTCCTAGAATCTAGAATACTTGTGGACTCGCCATTTTTACGTTTGCCGGAAAAGCCAGTAGTAGAATTTACTTGTGTAGCAAAACGCACCAGTAACTGCCCCGTGGgagtttttttcaacattgAAAAGCAATATGGTGAAAATatcatggaaacgaggcttTCCAATCAATTGTTGTTTTGCTGGGTGAATTGCTTTTGTTCCCTTTcccaccccccacccccctgCGTGGCTCAAATCACTATTAAAACCATTAAAACGGAGTTGAAGATCATTTTCGGTATAAATAGTTTCGCAAACTCAAAGACACACCAAGCCAAGATTGCAATTAGAATCCGAATGAGACACGAATTCATTTAAACAGTGTTAACAGTCACATACAAGtggtgaaaaatgaaattgcagtgaaaaggaaaccagttaAAAAGTACATTGTCTGTCTGCCGAAGCAGATTGGCATAAACCTTCCCTGCCATCCATCTCCAATAAAAGAAGTTCGTGACTCAATCTGCTATTAAATGCTCCTAGAACGACCACTAGTCAACGCTAAATGATCATGATTTGCAATTAACACCTGTAATTCCTCGGGCTACTTGCTCGGTTGCAAATCATTTCCCGCAGGCTCTGTATAGTTATCGTGTCCAATTTAGTTGgctttttacaagaaaaataacacacaagcTTAAGGCGGTGAAAAACCTCAGttttgtgaagcaatgcattccAAATAATTTTACTTGACGTTTTgatatgttgcaacatacattCTCAGAagtattttttgaaaaatttatttaaatacGATAGAAATTGCGAGAGATCTGAGTTTCATGTAGTTGTCGCTTGTAAGGCTTGTAATACTATAAGCTGACGTGCTAAGGGCAAATGACAGAGCTTAGCTGAAacgtctgttttttttttttacttttatacATATTGATCCTTTACCCCAGTGGAGAGAATCGGCGATTGATCTTgaacgtgtttttttttctggtcaaCATTTGTTTTCCCGCGAAGCTaagaaaataaactaaaaacaaatataaattAGTTGTCGGAGATTCACATGTTCGACTacactcctttttttttataatcttATCCTTTATAAGAATATTGAAGctgaaatttccgaaattttaaaacatgagTTAAGCATATGCCTGAGGCCGAGATTGTTGTTGAAAATCTGTAAAATACAATCAAAGCTATCTTTGTGAAAAACGAGTAAGTatgttcttcatttttttagaTGCCAAAAACTACCCAGGTGATCACAATGTAACATGATACTCCTCTGGGCATCAAGCAGTGTATTTGATACCTCTCTTCATTTCACAGCAAGATGTTGGTGTTTCGAAGAGTTCACAATCATCCATCTCTgtcaaaatgtaaaataattgttagCTTTGAATATCATAACGAAAGCAAGGCAGCTCGAACGCACTTGCTAATCTCTGGTTACTGCCAGTCTTAGAACAGTCATAAGAAAATTTCATCCTCGAATCGatagaaaaataagaatactCCAGCACGGGCGTGAAAAACACTATTcttatcaaaacaatattgaGTGAATTGTTAGAAACATTCCGTTTTACCGACTTTGACGGAATCGTCAGGGATCTGAAATACCTATTTCATTAGTCACCAATCACCATCCGAGCACGCTATTTCAGTAAcgtttttaatattttattttcttattattatttatttaaatacTTCTACAACATTCAAATTCTTTAATTATGATACGATAGGTATTTATATTACTCGTGTACTGGGTTTATCATGGGGATATGATCTTATGTTCCTTATCTTTCGTTGTGGTGCACTGTTGCCACATCCAATCATTTCCGCGGGCTGTGTCAACGCACCCACTCACGCTGATGAATTTGCCAACGGGGGCTCTTAACTAACAATTAATGCATTAATAGAAAAATACCTGTAAAAGTAGGGGACGCGGGAGAGTTGAAGGAGACGCGACGCGAGGAAAGTGCCGAGTCTCGCGCGACGCGTGCATTTCGCCCACGAAATTAGAGACATACTCGCTGTCTAGATTTAACCATATTGGTTCTCCCCAGTGACGATACCATAGTATTCATACCAGTGACAGTACCATAATAACACTTGCAGCCATATGAAATTTCACTTCGTAAAGGTGCCCTTGGTCACCACCGTTCACTTCATGCTTTAGGGCGGCGAAATACGAGATACAAAAACCCTCAACTTGTCGCGCAACATTGTTTCGTTGTAAGTTTTCGTCGATGTTTCCCGTTTTTAACCTTGCGCCATCAACTTGTCCCGCAACAAAAACATCTGTTGCGGGTTCAAGAAAGGTGTTGCGAAAAGTAGAGCGCTGGTATACTTTGAGCAAcaaattttggctttgttgATCGTTTTTCATCGAACTCACAACTTGTCACGCAACAAATGCCGCCATATTAGATCCACACCAagcaaatcaaccaatcagcgcGCTGGACTTCTTCAACCCGcaacaaatgtttttgttatatttCTATAATAGGTTACAATTGTAATGAGTTCCAATATTTTCCCATTTACTATGGTGACTTTGCCCAACGATTTTTTTAggctttcctttctttgctgACGTCTTTGTTTATCTATTGTCTCATTAACATACGAGTTTAATGACAAACTAGGCATCGTGTTATTCCCAAATTGACTTCAAAAGGTAACAGAACGTGTGAAACTTAGCTAAATATCCAAGTTTAAGCCTGTCGTCGAGCGAGTTATTAGCCACCAAAACCCGATAAATCCTTGGGAGTTAAAAGCTCTAATGAGCCCATACattctttgcaaaatttcGAATTTTGAAAGTGCCATTGCACAGAGGTTATCTGGTATATTGCCctcaaccctaaccctaaccctaatgaCCCAAAAAAAGATTCGCCTGTAGTATCAAAACAAACTAGCGCAGGAGGCGCCTGTATAGTGTCATTGGAAGTTGATTAAATTAAGATGCGAAACCAAAAGGATCAACATGCTCCAGCCGTGACTGAGGTAAAGAAGAGATGTAGAGTTCCTGGAATCTTTCTTTCCGCTTGCTGTCGATGAATTGATATTTTCGCCTTCTCCACTGTTATCGCCCTTTTGGTTATTTGAGTCCGGCTTAAAATCTGTTTCTCCTGTAGGCTGTAAACTGCTTCCATTTATTGCTGAAGTTGAATTCAGGTTTTCTGAGGACGAGCAAagtcaaaattttctttaacgTTTCTTGCTGTACAAACTTGTGCCCAGGTCGACCTCTTTCACTCAACCCAAAGAGTAgtcctgggaacaaggttgttGTCTTACTCACCTTTGATTCTTGTGAAACGTCGAGTTTGATACAAATAaagcaacaaacaagcaaacaaacaacaaaaacagtaacATGAAATTCTAACCAAGGAAGCAACGCTGGAGGGTTATTTatacatatttattttctaataTTCCCGAGGAAGAGAATGGTCGTTacaatttgtttcaattttgcaacACATACCATTATGGAATCTAATCTTGTACTTTATACCTCCAGTTTTCCTTACGGTGGATGTGTTTAAGATCCCACTAGATCTGTCAAGATCGAGCGCGCTTTTGCTATGTCCTGTTGGCACTTGCATAAAAAGATACGCGTTtacagaagaagaaaaatcacCAGTGAACTTACCTGGCCACTCACAATATTGACCATAGAACCCAGTCCCGCTGCAATTGCACTCGGTCTTGATGACTAAGTCTACACATCGTCCGCCATGTTAGCACTGGTGCAGTTTTTGCGCGCACGTCTCACCACTGCAGTTCCCTTGTACATCAAATGAGGTAActaattttgcattttccaGAGGTTTGTCGTCGGCACCGTTGTATCGCAAGAATGCAATGCAGCCATGAAACCACCTGCCGTGGAAAATTAAAAGCGGTAATATGAGCGAAAGAGAGCAGTTAAGTTTTTTGTTTGGAGATCATGCTGTGATTAAGTCGTTTCTGTAGTTCCATGCCTAAAATCGATTGTGACTTTCTCGAACGCGTTGTCACGCGCTCAAGGACGGTGCCACCTATTGTTTTTGCGCATATTTTGCGCATCGCACCCGCAGCCTGTTACGTAAAGTCACATGCGTATCCAATATTTTGCGTTTTCGTTCATGTTTTCATGTCCACGATAGATTGATATGGTTCAGTTTATATTTCACAAATGGTGCTGTTTCCGAGGGAAATTTCTTGGCAAAAAATAGTGGTAAACTCGTGTGGAAATAATGCTGCGATTGTGTTGTTTCTGTAGTGCTACGCTTAAAATTGATTGTGATTTTCTCGCACGCGTTTTTCTAAGCTAATTAGGTGGGTTGGCTACAAGTATTCgcctcgcattctgattggctctctTTGCTGTCCAATCTGCTGTAATTAGTCAAAATTGATTTGACGTCGCTCCGTTTTAACCACTCTCGATCATATatttgattttcctttgcctTCATTGAAGGTCTTTTTATACCTTTGTAACGAAGTCCGACACTGGGCTTTTATAATTCATAAACAAACGTGAACTGATTAAGATATTCaaagatttttgcatttttaaaaattatgagCATTAATAATATAAAAGGGAGTGTTGATATAAAGATAAACTTGCATTAAAGAAGAGGAATCTCTGCATTCTCAAAATCTTAGTCGAGAGCGTTTAATTCcatattgaaactgaaaaggcACTTGACAACTTTGAGACTCTTTAACCATATGAACTTACAGTAATTGCTCCTCTCATACCCTGCAATAAATTCTTTCTAACCGAAACGAATGAAATTCTCAggcgctttttttttcatcattttatgaattttctttgtttttttgaatcATATCACACTGAGCTAAACAGTGCTTTTAGATTtgccttgaaatattttcactgATTATCCGAAATACTTTGCATTAGTTTGCTGTGGTGTACGgttttaatattttgattCTGTACAAACAAGCTGCCCTTGGATCTTGCATATcaagaatttttcatttgtttctaagAATGCCACGAATTTCCGAGGCTTTGCTTAATTTATCATGTCTTACTTTTGACCTTCAAAATGAACAACCGCTCCTCAGTTTGGCATGAAAACTGGCTTTAAAAAATAAGTACCAAGCTAAAATTCTAAATGTGGTTTCCGTATTTAATGTTTATAATGTGAGAGTTTGCAGCAATCTGTTCCAAGCTTTAAGGTTTATTCTTGCTGCCATACATGTACGATGTACTGAGGTGCTTTATATATATACTGAGGTACTTGTAAATCGAAATGCTATGATCTAGTAGCTCACCTGTTTTCGTTTGAAACTTTGCTGAGCAATCCTATCTGAGACCATTTCCTAAATGTAACATCTCCCTTAGAAACTAAGTATGGTATTCCCCCAATGAAAAGCGGTCTCTTTGCCTTGCCTGTGGGTGCAGAAAGACGCAGAACCTCTTTGCAGCTGATCGCTGAAGCCGTAATGTTGTCTACGCTTAGAATGAGCTTTGAACGACGCGGTTTAGAAATGACAAGCTTGTGCCATAATCCATCGgcaaagttattttttacagTGCCTTCTTCATGGGAACATTCGTGTGCGCTAACGTGCAGTCGAACATTTCCATTTGGCAACAACGAAACTTCAATTAAATCGTTCTCAGCCTTACGATTGGAATTCTGTTCCCCCCCTGCATCTTGATAAAGCAGTAAGGCGGATTTGGTTGAGGCCgttttaaaatacaattgCAGTTTGCTCTTCAAACCCATCGGCCAGCCATGAAATTCTGTGTACGAACCCTTCAATGACTCTGAGCTAAATTTTCCACTGAACCGTAAGCCAGCAGTGGAATCCACTAAGATGGCTAGCcatgaacaaaaaagaagaaactctTTCAGGTTCTGTTGCATGATTTTCGAAGGGCACATCCTTAGATAACTAAGTTACAAGAATCTTTCCCTGCAATAAAAGCAGCGATGCTCTCAGAGAATGCAAGGCCGGTCTTTCTGTTTGGAAACTCTTGCCGCCGCAAAACAGATACGCGAGTGTCTTGTTCAGGTGATTGTAAATGAAACCACAAAATGattgattttcatttgttaGCGAGTAGGTCAATGGCTCCTCATTGTAAAAGGTTGTTATCCCACGGGCAGAAGTCACAAACTCTATATTAATGAAAAGTCAGAAATGATCATAAATTTTGTATAGGGAATAAAGTGGCACACACTAAATGAAGAATCGAAATTTCTGGATTCCAAATAAAACGGATTTGACCAAATCCGATTTAGACTTCTTGCTAAGTCAAAGACAGAAAACCCTGGGAACTTCTATCCAAGCCCTACAGTTTGAACACagttttttattcaatttagTGGCGAGAATTTGAACAATCCCATCTTTCAAAAGTACTTCCTTGGTAATAAATCACTTTGAAACAGTCTTCCGAAATTGTGAAGTAttccatttatttatttgttcattttttctgttcaagttttgttattgttgttgatttATTTTGGATGTCATTGCGTCTCAGTTTCAACATGaagaaagataaaataaatcaaaaatgCTCAGCTTTGTAAAATATTGATTGGAATGATGACATTCAaactttatttgcatttgttaTGTTCTTTAGACATTGCACAAAGTGACTGGcattgtgacgtcattttgCCAACCAACTTGCCCCAAGTTTCTCTTTGCATCGAGCCAAATAATTCTGACACCCGGTCAGAAGAGGAAACTAGACAGTTCAATCTGAAACCCCATGGTTCTACTCTGGGTTTTAGTGCTATATAAGCTCAAATAAACGGAATCCTAAGGGGCTATGCAAAGGTGGGAGGTGCTCAATGAAGTTTTGATGCATTCTTAGAACTGCCTCGCTTACCCTGGGAACAGTTTGATCCGTGAGATCCAGTCCCCCAGCAGTCACATTTCCACTTCACAATCCAGTTCATACACCTTCCTCCATTGTAACATTTGTGGCTGTGACTCGAGTCCTTGAACGCATTGCTACAGTGTCTGGTGCAGTGCGCTAAGTCTCAAATAAACGAGCTCGGCGAAATTTTCCGTTTCCCTTGGCACATTTTGGAGTCTTGATGCTACCCTTAAATCAAGTAAGGATTGAGATGAGCTATTTAAGTCATAGTGAAGACATCGAACGCACTCCATTACTTGACTACTGCCATTTTTTAGTGTACTATTGCCAAAAAAGCATTTCGCCCAAATATCTTTTGACAGCTCTATCTTAGCTATGCGTCTTGCAATAATTCGAACCTCTGTGGAAACCGAGCAGATTAAATTCAACTTGGACTAATTTGCCACAAATAAAGGCTCATTTTGAATGCCAAGTCACTGATTAAAATAAGACTGTCTTCAGTTGTTTAATTAAGCtcatgtaataaaattttaacgtCTTCCTGAAAATGATCGAAGAGAAAATTCAGTAGTTTTTTTGGCTCGTCAGTCGTATACTTGTAAACTGACCCATCTAGTTTCCAGTGTTCCTGACACCACAGACTGTAATTGGGAAGACTGTTGCTATTTCTCGCCATTGTCTGGCGTGACATTTCCTTGAATAGTTGTCCCACTTTACCAATAGAATCGGCATCTTTCACATTAGTGCGTGTCAAGATTAACGTCTCTTCTGGAGCAATTTCATCGAGCAAAGCTTGAATGTAGACATGGAAAAAATACTGTTTCTCATCGCCCTCTTTCATCACTTTCGTGAATCCCGGAACTGGTTCGCTTTTCATGTACTCATGTGAGTAAATTTCTCCCATGCCTTTCCTTCTCAGGGATTCCTCGACTGCCTTCCCCAGataaaaatcatgaaaaagagTGTCCCATAATCCACTCAGTAATAAGGAGGTAAAACTATACTTTCGATAAACGATTGCGAAGTCGCTTTTGATCTTCTCCATACACTCTTCAAAGCCGCATCCGTTGATGTTCCTTATCAGGGACAACAGCCCATCTAGAAGAATGGAAATCATGCTAGCAGCATTTAAAAAATCTCTGTCTCTCGTTGTTGAAGATGGAAATATATTGTAATCTGCGTAAAAAAAGCTCCGCAACTTCTTTTGCTTCAAACAAGCAACAAGGCTACGAAGTATACTGACAAGCCGTTGACTCAGGTTCGTTCCGGACCACAACTCTTCTGCGGGATTCTCTTGCCATTCAAATAACACCAGCGTTTTGAGAACGTATGAGGATATCAGTTTGCCAATTTTCTTTAAAGGATCAGCCGCTGTTTCCACGGAGAATTGCCAAAACCCACTGTTGTTCTTAGCAATGACCTTATTTTCGACATCAGGAAACGCAATGTCACGCAACACTTTAAGTAATCTTAAACACCTGGATTGCCCACTGTCAGAGCCAAATTCGTGGCAAAATAGCCGCTGCTCAAAGCACGACTGTGAACAACGcagacaaaaattaatcgGTCTGATGTCCGAACTGGTATACTCTGCAAAATAAGTCGGTTGAACTTCTGTGAGGATATCCCTGTATGAGCCAACGGCAAAAAAATACGGCACATTGTCAAATACGGATTTGAGTACTCTTCCGGTGGCAGATTCAAACTCCAAATCGATCTTATTTGGTCGAGAGTTAATTTTTACGGCCAATGTCAAATCAACGCTAATCTTCAACCCTTTGTATTCCTCTCCGCCGCTCCATTCCAGTTGAAAAGTGTATGCGGGTCCGTGTCTCGCTAATGGCTGTGGACAAGGCAGGGTATCGTTTCCTTCATATGGCAACACTACTTCCATTCCGTAGGCCTCAAAACCTTTGGCTTTCTCGTTAAATAGCTTATAGAATGGTGTCTTGATAGACTTCTTCCACTCAAAAACGTAGAACATGTCTCGACAATCGGTAAAATAAAAGCGAAGATTCTGGATAGTCGATTCGCTTGGGACTACCCCTACAGTACAACACGGAAGTTCTTCAAAGAGTGTATCCCCTGCAGAGGAAAAGCTGTCAAGCAGTATGACAAAATCAAACTCATCCGGCTGTCCAACTTTCGTTCCTTCATAAAAGCTGCCACTGTTAATCAGCCTTGTCCTGAAGAAGGGATTTTCTCTCCTCACTTCCAGTAGTATACTTCTGATAACCTTCCTAACACAGCTTTGGATGAGATTTACTTCTCGGGAACAAGAGATTCGCCCTTTCCTTTCGTCTAAGTCTGATAGAAAGAGATCTAAAGTGTTCGACGTTGCTAAAACAACATGATTTCGTAAACAAAGCGCCATTTTAACGTGGATACGATTTACGTCTTGAGAGCTGCGAGGAATTCGAGATATGACAATATGCGTGACGTCACGTGTTGCAATACTGCTGAGTTAGAGTGCGGGCTCACAAGCAATAGTTTTCCTGCTGTCAATGCGGTCGAGTTGGACGACATTAAAGTTGAGTTGAGTTTGTAGTGTTCTTGTCGTTCCTTGAAGTCATAAGGATCATCAGAAAGTAAACCAACCACAAAGTCACCGCCGGGGGAGGGGAAGGGAAGGGAAGCGACTGACAGTTGAACGCTATAAACAGGAGCGAAAAATTAGTCCCAGGACGAAGGTTCTACGGCCCTTCGTGCCCCGGGAAAAACagcttgaaaattttaaatcattttccGCTGAGACCCCGTCGCAGACCAACAAGGCTCAAGTTTGCTACCATCTTACACTTAGAAGTTCAGTTGTCTGCCCTATCTCGATGTCAGGCTCAATGCGACGCCTAAGTGTCATTTTTGAGTGTTCTCTGCATTGATAATAACCCAAcatctgttttattttatcacaTTCGAGAACGACCTGATTGAGATAACGCATTttatagattttttttcttttatctgagTGCACTGCTCCATAGGCTAATAGCTTTATTCTTAACCGTGAATAAATTAAGTCTTGATTTGGTCTAAAGTgaaattaattcaaaaagcattgttttagacctgaaactgaaaagactCCTCCGTTATATTCTAAACAAGAGATGCAGTTGACTCCCGATGACTCGAACCTTCGCTAACTCGAACCTCCCGGTTTTTCCAAGACTTTAATTGAATTTTCATATCCTTTCAGGCTATTTTCTGTATACTTTTAGCCTCGATACCTCGAACTTCCGATAAATCAATCCTTTTTCTATTTCCCCTGAAGGTTCGAGTTATCAGGAGTCCACTGTAggtatttttaaaaagtgacatGCTCGTCAGAGCTGAATTATGAGCTGAGAGATGCACAAATCACATCTGTCATCTGAGACTTCGTGCAAGCCGGTCtccattgtttttattccatATTGAACAATTTAGTGGAGACAATAAGtgaaaatatgttttaaaattgaaTGCTTTAAAGGTTgtaaaaaaagtcaaaaatatttcagtttgTTAATACAGTTGTTAGGTTTTGGGCAGTGGAAGTGAATAATCGCCATATTCCCCACTTATTTCTCAGAAAGACCTACATGGCCACCAATGCAC contains:
- the LOC141894559 gene encoding neurexin-3-like: MCPSKIMQQNLKEFLLFCSWLAILVDSTAGLRFSGKFSSESLKGSYTEFHGWPMGLKSKLQLYFKTASTKSALLLYQDAGGEQNSNRKAENDLIEVSLLPNGNVRLHVSAHECSHEEGTVKNNFADGLWHKLVISKPRRSKLILSVDNITASAISCKEVLRLSAPTGKAKRPLFIGGIPYLVSKGDVTFRKWSQIGLLSKVSNENRWFHGCIAFLRYNGADDKPLENAKLVTSFDVQGNCSGETCAQKLHQC
- the LOC141894555 gene encoding cyclic GMP-AMP synthase-like receptor codes for the protein MALCLRNHVVLATSNTLDLFLSDLDERKGRISCSREVNLIQSCVRKVIRSILLEVRRENPFFRTRLINSGSFYEGTKVGQPDEFDFVILLDSFSSAGDTLFEELPCCTVGVVPSESTIQNLRFYFTDCRDMFYVFEWKKSIKTPFYKLFNEKAKGFEAYGMEVVLPYEGNDTLPCPQPLARHGPAYTFQLEWSGGEEYKGLKISVDLTLAVKINSRPNKIDLEFESATGRVLKSVFDNVPYFFAVGSYRDILTEVQPTYFAEYTSSDIRPINFCLRCSQSCFEQRLFCHEFGSDSGQSRCLRLLKVLRDIAFPDVENKVIAKNNSGFWQFSVETAADPLKKIGKLISSYVLKTLVLFEWQENPAEELWSGTNLSQRLVSILRSLVACLKQKKLRSFFYADYNIFPSSTTRDRDFLNAASMISILLDGLLSLIRNINGCGFEECMEKIKSDFAIVYRKYSFTSLLLSGLWDTLFHDFYLGKAVEESLRRKGMGEIYSHEYMKSEPVPGFTKVMKEGDEKQYFFHVYIQALLDEIAPEETLILTRTNVKDADSIGKVGQLFKEMSRQTMARNSNSLPNYSLWCQEHWKLDGSVYKYTTDEPKKLLNFLFDHFQEDVKILLHELN